The Campylobacter sp. CN_NE2 genome contains a region encoding:
- a CDS encoding Na+/H+ antiporter family protein has translation MLTNPVLLSIIIMMVLCLLRCNVMLAILISAMCAVFLSSTAIENPLSLFIDGMGGNLETALSYVLLGVIASAIARTNLTAILVNKVSSVISNKKYLFIASIAFFSCFSQNLVPVHIAFIPILIPPLLKVMNLLKIDRRAVACALTFALQTPYMALPLGFGLIFFGLIQKNMTENGIAVNLSDISSVMWLTAIPMLFGLILAIFVYRKPREYQEIATQVDEKFENLKFGRQEIGVLLGIIVSFAIQLISGSMPLAALVGIIVMIVTGGIVYKNLDKTFQDGIVMMGYIAFVMLVAAGYGAVIKATGGIAELVNFAAGLSGGKFGGVLLMILIGLVITMGIGSSFGTIPIIATIYCPLALELGFSAAATILIIGIAAGIGDAGSPASDSTLGPTAGLNADGQHNHIYDTCVPTFLFFNIPLIVFGVVFAMFL, from the coding sequence ATGCTTACAAATCCTGTGTTGCTTAGTATCATAATTATGATGGTGCTGTGTTTGCTTCGTTGCAATGTAATGTTAGCTATTTTGATTTCGGCTATGTGTGCTGTGTTTTTAAGTAGCACTGCGATTGAAAATCCGCTTTCGCTTTTTATCGACGGTATGGGCGGAAACCTTGAAACTGCGCTTTCTTATGTGCTTTTGGGCGTTATCGCAAGTGCGATCGCAAGGACAAATTTGACGGCGATTTTGGTAAATAAAGTTTCAAGCGTAATCTCAAACAAAAAATACCTTTTCATCGCTTCGATTGCCTTTTTTTCGTGCTTTTCGCAAAATTTAGTCCCTGTTCATATCGCTTTTATTCCGATTTTGATACCACCGCTTTTAAAGGTTATGAATTTGCTAAAAATCGATAGAAGAGCCGTAGCGTGTGCGCTAACTTTTGCGTTACAAACGCCATATATGGCACTTCCGCTTGGTTTTGGTTTGATATTTTTTGGACTAATTCAAAAAAATATGACCGAAAACGGCATAGCTGTGAATTTGAGCGATATTAGCTCTGTTATGTGGCTAACGGCGATTCCTATGCTTTTTGGGCTTATTTTGGCGATTTTTGTTTATCGAAAGCCACGCGAATATCAAGAAATCGCAACGCAAGTTGATGAAAAATTTGAAAATCTTAAATTTGGTCGCCAAGAAATAGGCGTTTTGCTTGGCATTATCGTATCGTTTGCAATCCAACTAATAAGCGGTTCTATGCCGCTTGCTGCGCTTGTTGGCATTATAGTTATGATAGTAACGGGCGGAATAGTTTATAAAAATCTTGATAAAACTTTTCAAGACGGTATCGTAATGATGGGATATATCGCTTTTGTTATGTTAGTTGCGGCAGGTTATGGTGCCGTCATAAAAGCCACAGGCGGTATCGCCGAGCTAGTAAATTTTGCTGCCGGACTAAGCGGTGGCAAATTCGGCGGCGTTTTGCTTATGATTTTGATAGGTTTAGTCATCACAATGGGCATAGGAAGCAGTTTCGGAACAATTCCGATAATCGCAACGATTTATTGTCCTTTGGCATTAGAGCTTGGTTTTAGTGCGGCTGCGACGATTTTGATTATCGGCATAGCAGCAGGAATTGGCGATGCCGGAAGCCCTGCTAGTGATAGCACTCTTGGACCAACGGCGGGCCTAAACGCAGACGGACAGCACAATCATATCTATGATACTTGTGTGCCGACATTTTTGTTTTTCAATATCCCGTTAATCGTCTTTGGCGTGGTTTTTGCAATGTTTTTATAA
- a CDS encoding flavodoxin, whose protein sequence is MKKFMPIFALLAIFIFGGVIYNITGSKKGNIIENTATASVSNENENLEKLKALDEKSKQILSDTQKNSTNLDKNFVLIKGGNFIMGSEKSENWRSNDEMAHEVGVSDFYIGTHEITQGEYERITGENPSENKGENLPVENVSWLDAIMFANLKSLSEGLNPAYEITPDSVIWDRSANGYRLPSEAEWEFAARAGTSTPFSSAIPPSGNEANFYSNYPYEIEENYFDNSKLKAKPTSPRYRTIEVGSFAPNGFGLFDIHGNVNEWCWDFYGTYESGDALNPTGVSVGTRHVYRGGGWNDFGKNLRSAYRAAAQSNYKNHNLGIRLARNAENSAISGKIEAKNESFIQSKHEKILIVFYSWGGNTRGIAREIRKITGADIFEIRLETPYSDDYNTCLMQAQDDQHRQKRPKIDAQIKNFEQYDTILLGYPNWWASIPMPIATLLESYDFDGKTIIPFASHGGGRMGASVTAIAKLAPNSPIGNALSVHYSGGASLSDDIRAWLNANGILLK, encoded by the coding sequence ATGAAAAAATTTATGCCTATTTTCGCGCTTTTGGCGATTTTTATTTTTGGCGGGGTGATTTATAATATTACTGGCTCAAAAAAGGGCAATATCATCGAAAACACCGCCACAGCGAGCGTTTCAAACGAAAATGAAAATTTAGAAAAACTAAAAGCCTTAGATGAAAAATCAAAGCAAATTTTAAGCGATACGCAGAAAAATTCCACAAATTTAGATAAAAATTTCGTTTTGATTAAAGGCGGAAATTTCATCATGGGAAGCGAGAAAAGCGAAAACTGGCGAAGCAATGATGAGATGGCGCATGAAGTGGGCGTGAGTGATTTTTATATCGGCACTCACGAAATCACGCAGGGCGAATACGAACGCATCACAGGCGAAAACCCAAGCGAAAACAAGGGTGAAAATTTGCCTGTGGAAAATGTTTCGTGGCTAGATGCGATAATGTTTGCCAACCTAAAAAGCCTTAGCGAAGGGCTAAACCCAGCCTATGAAATCACGCCAGACTCGGTCATTTGGGACAGAAGCGCAAACGGATACAGATTGCCAAGCGAAGCCGAGTGGGAATTTGCCGCGCGCGCGGGGACTTCCACACCATTTAGCTCAGCTATCCCACCAAGCGGAAATGAGGCAAATTTTTACTCAAACTACCCTTATGAAATCGAAGAAAATTATTTTGACAATAGCAAACTAAAAGCAAAACCCACAAGCCCACGCTATCGCACGATAGAAGTAGGCAGCTTCGCGCCAAACGGCTTTGGTCTTTTTGACATACACGGCAATGTAAATGAGTGGTGCTGGGATTTTTACGGCACTTACGAGAGCGGGGACGCGCTAAATCCCACAGGCGTAAGTGTCGGTACAAGGCATGTTTATAGGGGTGGTGGTTGGAACGACTTTGGCAAAAATTTACGCAGTGCTTACAGAGCGGCGGCTCAGTCAAATTATAAAAATCATAATCTTGGAATTCGCCTTGCAAGAAATGCCGAAAATTCAGCCATTTCTGGCAAAATCGAAGCCAAAAACGAAAGCTTTATTCAAAGCAAACACGAAAAAATTCTAATTGTGTTTTATTCGTGGGGCGGAAATACGCGTGGCATAGCCAGAGAAATTCGTAAAATCACTGGCGCAGACATCTTTGAAATTCGCCTAGAAACGCCGTATTCTGATGATTACAATACTTGTTTAATGCAAGCGCAGGACGATCAGCACAGGCAAAAACGCCCAAAAATAGATGCGCAAATCAAAAATTTCGAGCAGTATGATACGATACTACTAGGCTATCCAAACTGGTGGGCAAGTATCCCAATGCCCATTGCAACGCTACTTGAAAGCTATGATTTTGACGGCAAAACGATAATCCCATTTGCTTCGCATGGCGGTGGCAGAATGGGGGCTAGTGTCACGGCAATCGCCAAACTTGCGCCAAATTCGCCTATCGGTAATGCGTTATCGGTGCATTATTCAGGCGGTGCGAGTTTGAGCGATGATATAAGGGCGTGGCTAAATGCTAACGGAATTTTGCTAAAATAA
- a CDS encoding DUF475 domain-containing protein: MKYFYSSFIITAFGLVLAYFLGGFSAVYICFLLCILEVSLSFDNAVVNAKVLGQMSELWQRRFIVWGIPVAVFGMRFFFPLLIVAIAAKIGIFETFFLALNDPDRYHEILSEAKEEIYIFGGGFLLMVFFNFFFDRERNVFWLSFLENNAIVRNLSRIRGISVLIAAIFGGILYAKTANLTYLAIYFSAIFAFVAVSSFDKFFSKGAVKNGVAGFLYLEMLDASFSFDGVIGAFALSENIFIIMIGLGSGAMFVRSMTIYLVKKGTLAELIYLEHGAHYAILALAVIMFLKIFYEVSEILTGTISFILIALSLFASLKYRKSSLKNLQGD; encoded by the coding sequence TTGAAATACTTTTATTCATCATTTATCATCACGGCTTTTGGACTTGTTTTAGCCTATTTTTTAGGCGGTTTTAGCGCCGTTTATATCTGTTTTTTGCTCTGTATTTTAGAAGTTAGCCTTAGTTTTGATAATGCCGTTGTAAATGCCAAAGTTTTAGGGCAAATGAGTGAGCTTTGGCAACGCCGTTTCATCGTGTGGGGCATACCTGTGGCGGTTTTTGGTATGCGGTTTTTCTTTCCGCTTTTAATAGTCGCAATCGCCGCTAAAATAGGCATTTTTGAAACATTTTTTCTAGCTTTAAATGATCCAGATCGCTACCACGAAATTTTAAGCGAAGCAAAGGAAGAAATTTACATTTTTGGCGGCGGATTTTTGCTAATGGTTTTTTTCAATTTCTTTTTTGACAGAGAGCGAAATGTCTTTTGGCTGAGCTTTTTAGAAAATAATGCCATTGTGCGAAATTTAAGCCGAATTCGCGGAATTTCAGTTTTAATCGCCGCTATTTTTGGCGGAATTTTATATGCAAAAACGGCAAATTTGACATATTTGGCGATTTATTTTAGTGCGATTTTTGCCTTTGTGGCAGTTTCATCTTTTGATAAATTTTTTAGCAAAGGTGCCGTTAAAAACGGCGTTGCGGGCTTTTTATACCTTGAAATGTTGGATGCCAGTTTTAGTTTTGACGGCGTTATCGGGGCGTTTGCGTTAAGCGAAAACATTTTTATCATTATGATTGGACTTGGTTCAGGAGCGATGTTTGTGCGAAGTATGACGATTTATCTCGTTAAAAAAGGCACACTTGCCGAGCTAATCTACCTTGAACACGGCGCACACTACGCTATTTTAGCCCTTGCCGTGATAATGTTTTTGAAAATTTTCTACGAAGTGAGCGAAATACTAACCGGCACGATAAGTTTTATTTTAATCGCCCTGTCGCTTTTTGCGTCGCTGAAATATCGAAAAAGCAGTTTAAAAAATTTACAAGGCGACTAA
- a CDS encoding M15 family metallopeptidase: MKKIFLLVLLSVLAFCKEFYTDTKEVRGPNDLLVLVNKFNYLPKDYKPSDLVYIDGAYGNKVPIRSILKDDFLALQTAAKNEIGIKLMPTTAFRDQNFQKTLYDKYVKKDGVKAADTYSARPGYSEHQTGLAIDLKNMALKNARLSDENYKWLGENAHKYGFIVRFPKGKEQITGYKFENWHIRYVGKKAAKEIADNNLTLEEYVGIAVNQNK, encoded by the coding sequence ATGAAAAAAATATTCTTACTCGTTTTATTGTCTGTTTTGGCGTTTTGCAAAGAATTTTACACAGACACCAAAGAAGTAAGGGGTCCAAACGATTTGCTTGTGCTTGTGAATAAATTTAACTATCTCCCAAAAGATTATAAGCCTAGTGATTTGGTATATATAGACGGAGCGTATGGAAACAAAGTGCCTATAAGAAGTATTTTAAAAGATGATTTTTTAGCCCTGCAAACGGCGGCAAAAAACGAAATCGGGATAAAACTAATGCCTACAACCGCATTTAGGGATCAAAATTTTCAAAAAACGCTTTACGATAAATATGTCAAAAAAGACGGCGTTAAAGCAGCCGATACTTATTCAGCAAGACCTGGATATTCCGAGCATCAAACGGGCTTAGCGATTGATCTGAAAAATATGGCACTTAAAAATGCAAGGCTAAGCGATGAAAACTATAAATGGCTAGGAGAAAACGCCCATAAATACGGCTTTATCGTGCGTTTTCCAAAAGGCAAAGAGCAAATCACGGGCTATAAATTTGAAAACTGGCACATTAGATATGTCGGCAAAAAGGCGGCGAAAGAGATAGCGGATAATAATTTAACGCTAGAAGAGTATGTTGGTATTGCTGTAAATCAAAATAAATAG
- a CDS encoding ribonuclease HII produces the protein MFFRDDEVGKNGVICGIDEAGRGCVAGPLCVAGCILKKQIAGLDDSKKLSEKRRNELFTEITANSHYKIVEFSNSQVDEMGLSKCLKMALESIVEFFKDFDCEIIYDGNTTFGACGFKTLVKADATIPAVSAASILAKVSRDKKMLEFDKKFPEYGFKKNKGYGSKMHIEAIEKFGLTPCHRKSFKIKSLSQKSLF, from the coding sequence GTGTTTTTTAGGGACGACGAAGTAGGCAAAAACGGCGTTATTTGCGGGATTGACGAAGCAGGAAGGGGCTGTGTAGCAGGTCCCTTGTGCGTGGCAGGGTGCATTTTAAAAAAGCAAATCGCTGGGCTAGATGATAGCAAAAAACTTAGCGAAAAACGCAGAAACGAGCTTTTTACCGAAATCACGGCAAATTCTCATTATAAAATCGTGGAATTTTCAAATTCGCAAGTCGATGAAATGGGGCTTAGTAAATGCCTGAAAATGGCACTTGAAAGCATAGTTGAATTTTTTAAAGATTTTGATTGCGAGATTATTTATGACGGAAATACGACTTTTGGAGCGTGTGGCTTTAAAACGCTTGTAAAGGCTGACGCCACTATCCCAGCCGTGAGTGCAGCCAGTATCCTAGCCAAAGTCTCACGCGATAAAAAAATGCTTGAATTTGATAAAAAATTCCCCGAATACGGCTTTAAAAAAAATAAGGGTTATGGCTCGAAAATGCATATCGAAGCGATTGAGAAATTTGGTCTAACGCCATGCCACAGAAAAAGCTTTAAAATCAAATCTTTGTCGCAAAAATCGTTGTTTTAG
- a CDS encoding cyclophilin-like fold protein: MKVFKLFFIMILGLNLAFGGEMRVEFSCENVRAVAILNDTNAAKSFYENLPLELNLKDYAGREKIADLPVRLNFAGDPSSDGKVGDLGYFSPWGNLVLFYKSQPYYDGLIKLGKFQTGFDEIIKCEKVLIQKAK; this comes from the coding sequence ATGAAAGTTTTTAAACTATTTTTTATTATGATTTTAGGATTAAATTTGGCATTTGGAGGCGAGATGAGAGTAGAATTTAGCTGTGAAAATGTCCGTGCAGTGGCGATTTTAAACGATACTAACGCAGCAAAGAGTTTTTATGAAAATTTGCCATTAGAGTTAAATTTGAAAGATTACGCTGGGCGAGAAAAAATCGCGGATTTGCCCGTGCGATTGAATTTTGCTGGTGATCCCAGCTCGGACGGCAAAGTTGGCGATCTTGGCTATTTCTCGCCGTGGGGAAATTTGGTGCTGTTTTACAAATCTCAGCCTTACTATGACGGACTTATCAAACTTGGTAAATTCCAAACTGGATTTGATGAAATCATAAAATGCGAGAAAGTTTTAATCCAAAAAGCGAAATAG
- a CDS encoding iron-containing alcohol dehydrogenase, producing the protein MQDFKFYNPTRIEFGKGKEKNIGSYMSEFGAKRVLVVYGSDRVKKSGLFEVAINSLKANGIEFTELGGVKSNPVLTKVREGVKIAKEFKADSVLAIGGGSVLDSCKAIAAGAVYDGDVWDFFVNKSADKALMIFDIITLAATGSEMNRGGVVTNEETKEKFGCDGVALYPKVSVINPELQKTVSKEYLVYSASDIIAHSIEGYFTATAHPEIIRAYIEANIKTVMKTTEILLKEPENYEARGDFAWAATMALNGLTYVGISVYSYPNHMIEHAMSAVTDCPHGAGLSVVMPAWMKFYKERNLEAFERFAKEIFGLNSADDGINALKAWFEKIGTPTKLSQVGIDNSNLDEIINLANSYTNSWGGSEIYTKENLAKIFEMAK; encoded by the coding sequence ATGCAAGATTTCAAATTCTACAATCCCACTCGGATCGAATTCGGTAAAGGCAAAGAAAAAAACATAGGCTCGTATATGAGCGAGTTTGGTGCAAAAAGAGTGCTTGTGGTTTATGGAAGCGATCGCGTTAAAAAAAGTGGTCTTTTTGAAGTGGCGATAAATTCGCTAAAAGCTAATGGTATCGAATTTACCGAGCTTGGCGGTGTAAAAAGCAATCCTGTGCTAACAAAGGTGCGAGAAGGCGTAAAAATCGCAAAAGAATTTAAAGCTGACAGCGTGCTAGCAATCGGCGGCGGCTCAGTTTTAGATAGCTGTAAAGCAATCGCAGCGGGTGCGGTTTATGACGGCGATGTGTGGGATTTTTTCGTAAATAAAAGTGCCGATAAGGCTTTGATGATTTTTGATATTATCACTTTGGCAGCAACTGGTTCAGAGATGAACCGCGGTGGCGTAGTTACAAACGAAGAAACCAAAGAAAAATTTGGCTGCGATGGCGTGGCTTTGTATCCAAAAGTATCAGTCATAAACCCAGAACTTCAAAAAACAGTCAGCAAAGAATATTTAGTTTATTCAGCCAGCGACATCATCGCACACTCGATTGAAGGCTATTTTACGGCAACTGCACACCCAGAAATCATAAGAGCCTACATAGAAGCAAATATAAAAACCGTTATGAAAACGACTGAAATTTTGCTAAAAGAGCCTGAAAACTACGAAGCTAGGGGCGATTTTGCATGGGCTGCGACAATGGCGCTTAATGGACTAACCTATGTCGGCATTAGCGTATATTCTTATCCAAATCACATGATAGAACACGCCATGAGCGCAGTTACAGACTGCCCACACGGAGCGGGTCTAAGCGTAGTAATGCCAGCGTGGATGAAATTTTATAAAGAGCGAAATTTAGAAGCCTTTGAGCGATTTGCAAAAGAAATTTTTGGGCTAAATTCTGCTGATGACGGCATAAACGCACTCAAAGCGTGGTTTGAAAAAATCGGCACCCCGACAAAACTTTCACAAGTCGGTATCGATAATTCAAATTTAGATGAAATCATAAATTTAGCAAATTCTTACACGAATTCGTGGGGCGGAAGCGAGATTTACACAAAAGAAAATTTAGCCAAAATTTTTGAAATGGCGAAGTAA
- a CDS encoding flavodoxin family protein — protein sequence MKKVIIINASPRKNFNTAEVLKSSEKGAQSVGAGTEFINLIDIDFKGCISCFACKRKGKSLGGLCAVKDEGRAVLEKIINADALIIGSPIYDFYPTGMFRNLLERMLFAGGSYMLDENGRYELNLKKKIPVGLIYTMNATKEQVAQYNMEAMWSGNELGLKMVYGHCETLLVCDTYQFKDYSKYDCNMFSEPHKKSVRETQFPQDLQNAFKLGKRLTQMEL from the coding sequence ATGAAAAAAGTTATCATCATAAACGCAAGTCCAAGGAAAAATTTCAACACGGCTGAGGTTTTAAAATCTAGCGAAAAGGGCGCGCAAAGCGTGGGCGCAGGGACGGAATTTATAAATTTAATCGATATAGATTTTAAGGGCTGTATAAGTTGCTTTGCCTGTAAAAGAAAGGGCAAAAGTCTAGGCGGACTTTGCGCCGTAAAAGACGAAGGAAGGGCGGTTTTAGAAAAAATAATCAACGCCGATGCCCTAATAATCGGCTCTCCGATTTATGATTTTTATCCGACAGGCATGTTTAGAAACCTTTTGGAGCGTATGCTTTTTGCCGGTGGGTCATATATGCTAGATGAAAACGGACGCTATGAGCTAAATTTAAAGAAAAAAATCCCGGTTGGGTTAATCTATACGATGAACGCGACAAAAGAGCAGGTCGCGCAGTATAACATGGAAGCGATGTGGAGCGGAAACGAGCTCGGACTAAAAATGGTCTATGGGCACTGCGAAACGCTTTTGGTGTGCGATACTTACCAGTTTAAGGACTATTCGAAATACGATTGCAATATGTTTAGCGAACCGCACAAAAAAAGTGTGCGAGAAACGCAGTTTCCGCAAGATTTGCAAAATGCTTTTAAGCTTGGCAAAAGACTTACGCAAATGGAGTTGTAA
- the thyX gene encoding FAD-dependent thymidylate synthase — protein sequence MEVKLLNFTPLWVCSNAIRTCWQSFDKGDNGGEKDIELIDRVGNKFKHASTLEHLSYNFYLKGISRALLQELARHRMANLSVKSTRYTLKELKNESEFKRGDFENASRYIVLTGNETVDNAGILALENLRQILQTPISLDIAKYCLPECYKTELSWSINARSLQNFLSLRTSKSALWEIRNLANLIYEALPDEHKFIFENCLNKE from the coding sequence ATGGAAGTAAAGCTTTTAAATTTTACACCACTTTGGGTTTGTTCTAATGCGATACGCACTTGTTGGCAAAGTTTCGATAAAGGCGATAATGGTGGCGAAAAGGACATAGAACTAATCGATAGAGTAGGGAATAAATTTAAACACGCTTCCACGCTTGAACATTTAAGTTACAACTTTTATCTAAAAGGCATTTCAAGGGCGTTGTTGCAAGAACTTGCCCGCCACCGCATGGCGAATTTGTCGGTTAAATCAACCCGCTACACGCTAAAAGAGCTAAAAAACGAAAGCGAATTTAAGCGGGGAGATTTTGAAAACGCTTCACGCTATATAGTACTAACAGGCAACGAAACCGTCGATAATGCCGGAATTTTAGCACTTGAAAATTTACGCCAAATTTTGCAAACGCCTATTAGCCTTGATATTGCAAAATACTGCCTGCCTGAGTGCTATAAAACGGAGCTTTCATGGAGTATAAATGCACGAAGTTTGCAAAATTTTCTCTCCCTTCGCACTAGCAAATCGGCATTGTGGGAGATAAGAAATTTGGCAAATTTGATTTATGAAGCGTTGCCTGATGAGCATAAGTTCATCTTTGAAAATTGTTTGAACAAAGAATAA
- a CDS encoding alpha/beta hydrolase: protein MPKNVTSDWDKVFAKSEKVDHKKIAFKNRYGIVIVADLYTPKNMNGKLPAIAISGPYGAVKEQSSGLHAQTLAERGFVTLAFDPSFTGESGGDVRDISSPDINTEDFSAAVDYLGVQDFIDREKIGIIGICGWAGFALNAAISDTRIKAVATTTMYDMTRVTAKGYNDSVDENARYEAKKALNLQRWTDFEKGEVEYLPSGNIDPKTITEQTPKFVADYALYYKTERGYHERAINSKEHFWSKTDALARMSDKILTYANELRAPVLVAHGEIAHSRYFSEDAFKELGSKNKELFIVPGASHTDLYDLKIPFDKFEEFFKANLK, encoded by the coding sequence ATGCCAAAAAATGTAACAAGCGACTGGGACAAAGTTTTTGCCAAAAGCGAAAAAGTTGATCACAAAAAAATAGCCTTCAAAAACCGCTACGGAATTGTAATCGTTGCGGATTTATACACGCCAAAAAATATGAACGGCAAACTCCCCGCAATCGCCATTTCTGGCCCTTATGGCGCAGTCAAAGAGCAATCTAGCGGACTTCACGCACAAACCCTAGCCGAGCGAGGATTTGTAACACTAGCCTTTGATCCAAGCTTCACAGGCGAGAGCGGTGGCGATGTGCGCGACATTTCAAGCCCTGACATAAACACAGAGGATTTTAGCGCGGCCGTGGATTATCTAGGTGTGCAAGACTTCATCGATAGAGAAAAAATCGGCATTATCGGAATTTGTGGCTGGGCTGGATTTGCACTAAATGCCGCTATCAGCGACACTCGCATAAAGGCGGTTGCGACCACGACGATGTATGATATGACGCGCGTTACGGCAAAAGGATACAACGACAGTGTAGATGAAAATGCTAGGTATGAAGCCAAAAAGGCGTTAAATTTGCAACGCTGGACAGATTTCGAAAAGGGCGAGGTAGAGTATTTGCCAAGCGGAAATATCGACCCTAAAACCATTACCGAGCAAACACCAAAATTTGTCGCTGACTACGCGCTGTATTATAAAACCGAGCGCGGTTACCACGAACGCGCTATCAACTCAAAAGAGCATTTTTGGAGCAAAACAGACGCGTTAGCGCGTATGAGCGATAAAATTTTAACTTACGCAAATGAGCTTCGAGCCCCTGTTTTGGTAGCTCACGGCGAGATTGCGCATTCGCGCTATTTTAGCGAAGACGCATTTAAAGAGCTTGGAAGCAAAAACAAAGAGCTTTTTATCGTGCCGGGGGCAAGCCACACGGATTTGTATGATCTGAAAATTCCGTTTGATAAATTTGAAGAGTTTTTCAAGGCAAATTTGAAATAA
- a CDS encoding NYN domain-containing protein yields MEIIENRKLAVLIDGDNASAEKVEELFEEIAKFGTANVKRIYGDWTSDGLKSWKEKLLDFAIVPIQQFAYTKGKNATDMQLIIDAIDLLHETSLDGFCIISSDSDFTPLVSRLRQSGKMVYGFGKKQTPKALIKACNQFIYVENLGEDDNAAANSQTQKNLPTTQQVLDGGIKTLLFSAIKAKSDEMGWAYVSGISNYINGINPDFDPRSYGYAKISNMLKNLGNLQFKVDEQSRMYCRKIPLGKLYALLRELPSDFKDQNGWIKIDDKLDKVVKEKWDYTEYGLTLHKALQKLYNAEMKDDKIKLNLN; encoded by the coding sequence ATGGAAATCATTGAAAATAGGAAACTTGCCGTCTTAATCGACGGCGACAACGCAAGTGCGGAAAAAGTTGAAGAGCTTTTTGAAGAAATCGCCAAATTTGGCACCGCAAATGTCAAGCGAATTTACGGCGACTGGACGAGCGACGGCTTAAAATCATGGAAAGAAAAACTGCTCGATTTTGCGATTGTGCCGATTCAACAATTCGCCTACACAAAGGGCAAAAACGCCACCGATATGCAACTTATCATTGACGCTATCGACCTGCTCCACGAGACTTCGCTTGATGGATTTTGTATCATTAGTAGCGACAGCGACTTTACGCCGTTAGTATCTAGGTTGCGTCAAAGCGGAAAAATGGTTTATGGTTTTGGCAAAAAACAGACCCCAAAAGCCCTAATCAAGGCGTGTAATCAATTTATCTATGTCGAAAATTTAGGCGAAGATGATAACGCAGCGGCAAATTCACAAACACAAAAAAACTTGCCTACTACCCAACAAGTCCTTGACGGAGGTATCAAAACTCTGCTTTTTAGCGCAATCAAAGCCAAAAGCGATGAAATGGGCTGGGCGTATGTTAGCGGAATTAGCAATTATATAAACGGCATAAACCCCGATTTTGACCCGCGAAGCTATGGATATGCAAAAATTTCAAATATGTTAAAAAATCTTGGAAATTTGCAGTTTAAGGTCGATGAACAAAGTCGTATGTATTGTCGTAAAATCCCGCTTGGTAAGCTATATGCACTTTTGCGCGAGTTGCCAAGCGATTTTAAGGACCAAAACGGCTGGATAAAAATCGATGATAAACTCGATAAAGTCGTCAAAGAAAAATGGGACTACACAGAATACGGTTTAACGCTTCACAAGGCACTTCAAAAGCTTTATAACGCCGAAATGAAAGACGACAAAATCAAGCTAAATTTGAACTGA